A stretch of the Archangium violaceum genome encodes the following:
- the uraH gene encoding hydroxyisourate hydrolase, whose product MSTLSTHVLDTQWGRPAAGVPITLEQQAGDGWRELARGTTNADGRVRDFLPTGTRLEAGIYRMTFHTAEYFRAHSVRGFYPYVSVVFELSAVDEHYHVPLLLSPFGYSTYRGS is encoded by the coding sequence ATGAGCACCCTGTCCACCCACGTCCTCGACACGCAGTGGGGCCGCCCGGCGGCGGGCGTCCCCATCACCCTGGAGCAGCAGGCCGGCGACGGCTGGCGGGAGCTGGCGCGCGGCACGACCAACGCGGATGGCCGCGTGCGCGACTTCCTGCCCACGGGCACACGCCTGGAGGCGGGCATCTACCGGATGACGTTCCACACGGCGGAGTACTTCCGGGCCCACTCCGTCCGAGGCTTCTACCCGTACGTCTCGGTGGTCTTCGAGCTCTCCGCCGTGGACGAGCACTACCACGTGCCCCTGTTGCTGAGCCCCTTCGGCTATTCCACCTACCGGGGGAGCTGA
- a CDS encoding DUF3396 domain-containing protein, which translates to MSISFYMRRSHQDVVHRVMQSLESYLRVVGTKALGWYDDGEGTWRELDAVGWAHTRRELLEKRWPLVTLRDALDGELRYGFDYRGKALDEPPAADEPGAVSAVSFWLPTEFLEEHGPNHVRELALELAAPLPFCSGHAGLSFIGEFDLPGVLREIRERCFRHPGLDLPDLGEHSWKVGTRIRAPHWLTFLGLPVLGEVGGTEGLRSRLFSAETTVQEMEGGRAVVTLGPWPEAGDTEQGQVLPSYRELACLLEPWLYHEERGRNLDFTLEDVRHWDRRFLG; encoded by the coding sequence GTGAGCATCAGCTTCTACATGCGCCGCTCTCATCAAGACGTGGTGCACCGGGTGATGCAGTCCCTGGAGTCCTACCTTCGTGTGGTGGGCACGAAGGCGCTCGGCTGGTACGACGATGGAGAGGGCACCTGGCGGGAGTTGGATGCGGTGGGGTGGGCGCATACCCGGCGTGAGTTGCTCGAGAAGCGCTGGCCCCTGGTGACCCTCCGCGATGCCCTCGACGGAGAACTCCGATACGGGTTTGACTATCGTGGCAAGGCGCTCGATGAGCCCCCGGCGGCGGACGAGCCGGGCGCCGTGAGCGCGGTGAGCTTCTGGCTACCGACGGAGTTCTTGGAGGAGCACGGGCCGAATCACGTACGAGAGCTGGCCTTGGAACTGGCGGCCCCATTGCCCTTCTGCTCTGGCCACGCGGGTCTCTCCTTCATCGGTGAATTTGATCTGCCAGGCGTTCTCCGTGAAATCCGCGAGCGATGCTTCCGCCACCCGGGCTTGGACCTCCCAGACCTGGGGGAGCACTCGTGGAAGGTCGGTACGAGGATACGGGCACCGCATTGGCTGACGTTCCTGGGCTTACCCGTGTTGGGAGAGGTGGGTGGCACGGAGGGGCTTCGCTCTCGCCTCTTTTCCGCGGAGACGACCGTTCAGGAGATGGAGGGCGGACGCGCGGTCGTGACTCTAGGGCCCTGGCCCGAGGCAGGGGACACCGAGCAGGGGCAGGTTCTCCCGTCCTATCGGGAGCTGGCGTGTTTGTTGGAGCCCTGGCTGTATCACGAGGAACGTGGCCGTAATCTCGATTTCACCCTTGAGGACGTGCGGCACTGGGATCGGCGCTTCCTCGGCTGA
- the ltrA gene encoding group II intron reverse transcriptase/maturase codes for MSLTTPTKLEELRAKLYAKAKAEPTFRFYALYDKLHRWDVLTEALRQSKQKKGAAGVDGQTFEQLEAYGEERWLEEVQRELQGKTYRPQPVRRVLIPKPGGGERPLGIPTSKERVVQTAAKLILEPIFEADLSEAAYGYRPGRSAVDAVQEVHQKLKRGRTQVVDAALSKYFDTIPHAELMKSVARRGADKAVLHLVKMWLKVPVEERDEQGRPRYSGGKRSKQGTPQGGVISPLLANIYINRLLKVFAKSELMKRSGAKIVNYADDFVVVARRGAAEVLVQVKRWLDGMKLTLNETKTSIRDARKEHFRFLGYELGPLVYKKTGQKYLGARPSKKAMEHAREEVSRILRRGRTERWEEIAGELNRFLRGWATYFVYDSPVHAFNVLDWHVTERVRNFLSRRHKVARATSRFKYNEVHRSLGVLEVRALLR; via the coding sequence GTGAGCCTGACAACCCCTACAAAGCTCGAAGAGCTCCGAGCGAAGCTGTACGCGAAGGCCAAGGCGGAGCCGACGTTCCGGTTCTACGCGCTGTACGACAAGCTCCATCGGTGGGATGTCCTGACGGAGGCGCTCAGGCAGTCGAAGCAGAAGAAGGGCGCCGCAGGAGTGGACGGACAGACCTTCGAGCAGCTCGAGGCGTACGGCGAGGAGCGCTGGCTCGAGGAGGTGCAGCGAGAGCTGCAAGGGAAGACGTATCGGCCCCAGCCAGTACGGAGGGTGCTGATACCCAAGCCAGGAGGAGGCGAGCGGCCACTGGGCATACCCACGAGCAAGGAGCGGGTGGTCCAGACGGCGGCGAAGCTCATCCTGGAGCCCATCTTCGAGGCCGACTTGAGCGAGGCTGCATACGGGTACCGACCCGGACGCAGTGCGGTCGATGCGGTCCAAGAGGTCCATCAGAAGCTGAAGCGGGGGCGGACCCAAGTGGTGGATGCGGCTCTCTCGAAGTACTTCGACACGATTCCCCACGCGGAGCTGATGAAGAGCGTCGCGAGGAGGGGTGCGGACAAGGCGGTGCTGCATCTGGTGAAGATGTGGCTGAAGGTGCCAGTGGAAGAGAGGGACGAGCAAGGACGCCCGAGGTACAGCGGAGGCAAGCGCTCGAAGCAGGGGACACCGCAGGGGGGTGTCATCTCACCGCTGCTGGCGAACATCTACATCAACCGGCTGCTGAAGGTGTTCGCCAAGAGCGAGCTGATGAAGAGGAGCGGAGCGAAAATCGTCAACTACGCCGATGACTTCGTGGTGGTAGCCCGCAGGGGCGCCGCGGAGGTGTTGGTGCAGGTGAAGCGCTGGCTCGATGGGATGAAGCTGACGCTCAACGAGACGAAGACGAGCATTCGCGATGCGCGGAAGGAGCACTTCCGCTTTCTCGGGTACGAGCTGGGGCCACTGGTCTACAAGAAGACCGGCCAGAAGTACCTGGGAGCCCGACCTTCGAAGAAGGCGATGGAGCACGCCCGAGAGGAAGTGAGCCGAATCCTCCGACGAGGCAGGACGGAGCGCTGGGAGGAGATAGCGGGCGAGCTCAACCGGTTCCTGCGAGGGTGGGCGACGTACTTCGTCTACGACTCGCCGGTGCACGCGTTCAACGTGCTGGACTGGCACGTGACCGAACGGGTGAGGAACTTCCTGAGCAGGAGGCACAAGGTGGCGCGAGCAACGTCACGCTTCAAGTACAACGAGGTGCACCGGAGCCTCGGAGTGCTGGAGGTACGTGCACTCCTGCGCTGA